A window from Lampris incognitus isolate fLamInc1 chromosome 5, fLamInc1.hap2, whole genome shotgun sequence encodes these proteins:
- the LOC130113242 gene encoding tubulin beta-4B chain-like, producing the protein MREIVHLQAGQCGNQIGAKFWEVISDEHGIDPTGTYHGDSDLQLDRISVYYNEASGGKYVPRAILVDLEPGTMDSVRSGPFGQIFRPDNFVFGQSGAGNNWAKGHYTEGAELVDSVLDVVRKEAESCDCLQGFQLTHSLGGGTGSGMGTLLISKIREEYPDRIMNTFSVVPSPKVSDTVVEPYNATLSVHQLVENTDETYCIDNEALYDICFRTLKLTTPTYGDLNHLVSATMSGVTTCLRFPGQLNADLRKLAVNMVPFPRLHFFMPGFAPLTSRGSQQYRALSVPELTQQMFDAKNMMAACDPRHGRYLTVAAVFRGRMSMKEVDEQMLNVQNKNSSYFVEWIPNNVKTAVCDIPPRGLKMAATFIGNSTAIQELFKRISEQFTAMFRRKAFLHWYTGEGMDEMEFTEAESNMNDLVSEYQQYQDATAEEGEFEEEGEEEVA; encoded by the exons ATGCGTGAAATCGTGCACCTGCAAGCCGGCCAGTGCGGAAACCAGATTGGAGCTAAG TTCTGGGAGGTGATCAGTGATGAGCACGGCATTGACCCAACAGGAACCTACCATGGAGACAGTGACCTGCAGCTAGACAGAATCAGTGTCTACTATAATGAGGCCTCAG GTGGGAAGTATGTGCCTAGAGCCATACTTGTGGATCTGGAGCCTGGCACAATGGACTCTGTCCGCTCCGGCCCCTTCGGACAGATCTTCAGGCCTGACAACTTTGTCTTTG GCCAGAGTGGTGCAGGAAACAACTGGGCCAAAGGCCACTACActgagggagctgagctggtagACTCAGTCCTGGATGTAGTGAGGAAGGAGGCTGAGAGCTGCGACTGCCTCCAGGGCTTCCAGCTCACCCACTCCCTAGGTGGTGGTACCGGCTCCGGCATGGGCACCCTGCTCATCAGCAAGATCCGTGAGGAGTATCCAGACCGCATCATGAACACCTTCAGTGTGGTGCCCTCCCCCAAG GTGTCAGACACAGTAGTCGAGCCTTACAACGCCACTCTGTCAGTGCACCAGTTGGTTGAGAACACAGACGAGACCTATTGTATTGACAATGAAGCCCTGTATGATATTTGCTTCCGCACCCTCAAACTCACCACTCCCACCTACGGGGATCTCAACCACCTGGTTTCCGCCACCATGAGCGGGGTCACCACCTGCCTGCGCTTCCCTGGGCAGCTTAATGCTGACCTCCGCAAGCTGGCTGTCAACATGGTCCCCTTCCCCCGCCTACACTTTTTCATGCCAGGCTTCGCCCCTCTTACCAGCAGGGGGAGCCAGCAATATAGGGCCCTCTCTGTGCCAGAGCTAACCCAACAGATGTTCGATGCCAAGAACATGATGGCCGCCTGTGACCCACGTCACGGGCGCTACTTGACCGTGGCCGCTGTGTTCCGTGGCCGCATGTCCATGAAGGAGGTGGACGAGCAGATGCTGAACGTGCAGAATAAGAACAGCAGTTACTTCGTGGAGTGGATCCCCAACAACGTCAAGACTGCTGTCTGTGACATCCCGCCCCGTGGCCTCAAGATGGCCGCCACCTTCATCGGCAACAGCACAGCCATCCAGGAGCTGTTCAAGCGCATCTCGGAGCAGTTCACCGCCATGTTCCGCCGCAAGGCCTTTCTTCACTGGTACACCGGTGAGGGCATGGATGAGATGGAGTTCACCGAGGCTGAGAGCAACATGAatgacctggtgtctgagtaccAGCAGTACCAGGATGCCACTGCTGAGGAGGGAGAAtttgaggaggagggagaggaggaagtggCTTAA